In Aquila chrysaetos chrysaetos chromosome 24, bAquChr1.4, whole genome shotgun sequence, the genomic stretch cagtcATGGACAGTCTCCCAGATGCACTGAAAGTAGTAAATGCAAATCCTTGGAACAACATCCCACACCACTGAAGCCACTCCAATTTGAGTTGTGTCCCTGCCTTCAGCTTTGTGAACATTCTGTCTCTTACTGTTTTATTACAAACACTGATAGCTAACAGGGCATGCACTTAACTCTGGCCTTGAGCACTTTACTGTCTGCTCTGACTCACCTTCAGTGATAACTTGCTCTCAATAGCAGCTCAGGGTGGATCCAGTTAGCACTAATGAGGGGGAAGAGGTGTGAGGTGATTCACAGGCCTGCAGGGGTTAGGAACACAACGATTTGCAGGCTCAAGACCTCACAGAGCCTTATGCCTACATTCAATCTTGCAACCCGAGCATTCCCAGCAGTCACAACGGGATTGTTTTCAGTGCCCAGAGTGAAGGTTTTGCAGATCAGAACATCAACTTGCATGCGTACCAGCTTCTGGCATGCTTCCTTCCCCATTTTTAGAAGAGGAAGAGGTTAATCTATTGCAGTAACAGCCTCTTTATTATAGGACTTGTATCGCACCTATAATACGGCTTCAAGAATCATGGAAATAATATAGGTGTTCCACAATGACTACTCTATACAGGAATAATCTGTACTTACTATTATTTCTTTGGCCATGATGATACTGAAGTAtcattttcacagaagtaaAGTGAGATTCAAACCCATCTGTACTAACAGTGCATTCTGCACAGTACAAACACCACTTGGTAAGCTCTGTGTCTACTGCAGCTGGACcataaatgtaacatttttgtgaaattctgagaaaaacaagcaggCTACCATGGGAGTGCCCACCCTTACTGCAGGCTTAAAACTCACAGATAGGCCTTCAGTGTAGTTCTCCTGACATCAGTATCTTCTTCTGAGCTTTCTTGAATCAGAGAACGTAGAAGAGAGGGTGCAGCAGAGGTGGAAGGAGTCCTGTGACACTCGGAACATCCAATCTACCTCCTTGAAGAATGGCTGGGGGACATGTTTACTATTTTCAGTGTTGGAAGTTCatgtaaaaaaagtaaagcaaatgcAAGATGAACACCGAGGATCTGATAATTACAAACTATAGAGTGCACTGCCACAATGGCTCCATTTAACAATAGCCAGAATTCCTAGCTAAGCAAACACGAATTTACCAACTGCAATTTTTCCTACATGCAGACCACATTCTCAGGGCCTAAGTGCCAAAAAATGCACATCCCACGCCACAGTGTTTGCTGAGCCATGCATGGGACCTGCAGAGCCTCAACCAGTCCTTCTAAGAGCATGAAGGTTACTGCAACCACAATGGCCACTTTGGTGCTCACAGTTGCCATTAAAGGGCTCTTTCCAGCTACAGAAGAGGAGGGCACATGGTCAGACTCCTGTATATCTGGAGAAATCCTAGTAAGGAAAGTATAACCATTCATTCTTCTTAATTATCTGTCCACGGTGATCCAGTTCTTGTTGGCAAGCAGCAGTAAACCCTTTAAGGATAGGACTGCGAGATCTGTCTAGTATTGATGAATCACTTGGTTAAACAGGAGATCACACACTAGAAAAAAGTGATCAGTGAATATATAAAGCAAGCTCCAGGCAGTTGATATACAAACCTCACTTACAAGGACTTAAGTAAAGCAAGTTGCTGGGGTCTACAAGTGGAATAAAACCATTAGTGAATGAGGTGATACGTATGATGCAAATATatacatgaggaaaaaaaacatgttggAAATTGAGCACCTAAATTTAACAAGCCATTTCCTGCCAGAGGAAATACTTTCCAGCCAAGGAAAGTAACACCTTCTCTCTTCTTGAAGTCAGCCATCCAAGTTGAGTTACTTTACAGAAGAGAGGCTTTATTTGAACTAGCTACTGAGATAAATTCTGGTGAAGTCACCCATTATACAGGTCAGACTAAGCAACCTATTGATCACttccagctttaaaaatctaAGTATCTGTGAACAGTGTTCAACTTGACTAGCTACCTCATGTGAAAACCAAAAACTGCCTTAACTAACTTGGAGTCCTAGTGAAGTTATCTCAAGAGTAAGAatgctcttttcccttcttaagtgaaaatcagaatttaacCAGCACTTTACCTTCCCTTTCCAAAAAGGCTCTAAAAATTGAATCAGGGTTTCCTAAACAGATCCAAGGATGTTCCTCCTCAGTTCTCTTTAGTGTATCCCAGCACTGTGGATGTCGACAAGTAACCATATCACAAGTAGTTTCATCCCACTGGCTCACATCTGCAGTCATCTTCTTTGCAACCACcccagcagggagagcaggaagaTGGTATCATCTATTTAAAtactctgcaaaacagaaaaatggtgaaaattaacttagtaggaaaaaaacccaaaacactgagGATGTATATGGTGTGAAATAAAGTTAACAGAACAAAACTGCAGAGGAATCAGGTTGCCCTCAGGTATGGGGACATCCTAGGTCATGGTAGGCTGACAACCTGGCTTTATGTCCTGTCGCTCCAGAGCTTTTGTATTAAAACAGCTTTCTAGTCTCATTTAGCTGTCATGtgtaaaacacaaaacatgttAAACGTGACTTGCAGTAGTTAAGCTTACTCCTGCAAGTCACATTTTACATGGGtacaaaaaaattgctatttgtAGCACAGGTATAAATGCAGCAACACATGAGCAGTGGCTTGGCTAAGCCAGCCTGcgtggaaaagcaaaaaacatgAGACAATATTGCCCTTCTGTACTTcatgaaaacacaaatgaatACTTTAAGAGATGTACTTCAACCCTCCAgatattgtaattaaaaataaatatatgcacaCACCAGTGACCAAAGCACCCAAGAAAGAAGAGAGCCTGTCACATCAGGAAGATAGAAACAACTTGACAGTAAGGGCCCAGTCTTTGCTGGCGAGCGGGGGAGCTTTGGGCCGTACCCCTGGCTTGGGGTCAGCATCATCCCTGTTTCTGCTCCATCCTACCCCCTTCACCAGACAGGAACCCAACACTGCCTCGCTCTGTTCTCAAATCATGTACAAAACAGCCTCGCCCTctggcaaaacagaaaacaaaacaagctgcaTCGGCTTCTGACGGCTCTCCTAACCACAGAGCACGGAGCTGAGAGCCCGTCCAGAGGCCGACATTAGCACCGTCTGTTATGGTTACAGATGGACCAGTTACAATCAGTCATTGCCTTCATTAAAAAGTAATGCAACACCCGCTGCAGCATCTCACCTCCGAGAGCCATAAAGCGACCATAGTGTTATCAACAGAATACATTAAAAGGAGCTAAAAATGAGAGTCGAGAGACACGATTTGTACACACAGTGATGGTTTTTATTAATCCAATCGCTATAACTGGAAAAGTCATCAAGCTCTCACACACACAAGCCTTTCTTCAGGTCTGACCTTTGTGTACTCAAAATATAGTATAAATTTTGGTATACTAGCCCCAGCATACTATTACGTCTAATACAAACACCGTTACCTACAAACTTGGCTCACAAACGTCTGTAAACTATCCCCATTACAATAATACTGCCCTTGCTACTGGAAAATAGATGCTCTCTATGGAAAAAAGCTGTATTGTCAACCACTATTCTCAATTTCAGGTATCACCCCCAACACAGTAACAGATTAATCTACTCCCTCCTCGCACTCTGAGCTTACTTAAATTCCCTTGTCAGGTTATCAATAGGGATAAAGTCTCATGACATATACAGAAGTTTGGGCCACGCATGGGGCACGGGTCTGTGGGGCGATGGTGACAGCTGAAGGCATGAACACACACTCACACAGCGCTGCAGGGAGAAGCCAAAAAACATGGTGGGGGGCAAAGTACCTGCCCCCACGGGCACCAACCCTCTGCCCTCAGGGGTCCCCATCATCTGGCTCCCCCCAGGATCTTACCCTCTGCCCTTGCTCCTACTCCCAGCCCCTGCACCCCCTCAGGCTCCCCCTGACCCCCCGGTATACCACTGCCTACACTTGCCCCCGCCCCAACACACGCTGCAGGCTCCCATTCCCAGCCACTACACACGCACCCCCCGGTTCCCACTAactgtccctgccctcccaccaACAGCCCAGGGTTCCTCTCACGGACACCCAccatccctgctccccctcACGGACACCCacccccccgctccccctcaCGGACACCCACCACCGCCGCGCTCCCCCTCACTGGAcaccccaccccctcccccctcaCGGACACCCACCATCCCCGCTCCCCCTCACGGACACCCAccgcccccgctccccctcaCGGACACCCAccgcccccgctccccctcaCGGACACCCACCGCCCCCGCGCTCCCCCTCACGGACACCCACCATCCCCGCTCCCCCTCACGGACACCCACCATCCCCGCTCCCCCTCACGGACACCACTGCCGCGCTCCCCCTCACGGACACCCACGCCCCGCTCCCCCTCACGGACACCCACCATCCCCCGCTCCCCTCACGGACACCCACTGCCCGCGCTCCCCCTCACGGACACCCACCATCCCCGCTCCCCCTCACGGACACCCACCGCCCCCGCGCTCCCCCTCACGGACACCCACCATCCCCGCTCCCCCTCACGGACACCCACCACCGCCGCGCTCCCCCTCACGGACACCCACCATCCCCGCTCCCCCCTCACGGACACCCACCGCCGCGCTCCCCCTCACGGACCCCACAAAGACCatccccccgctccccctcaCGGACACCCACCGCCGCGCTCCCCCTCACggacacccacccccccccccccgcgctccccTCACGGACACCCAcccccgccgcgctccccctCACGGACACCCACCATCCCCGCTCCCCCTCACGGACACCCACCGCCGCGCTCCCCCTCACGGACACCCACCATCCCCGCTCCCCCTCACGGACACCCACCCCCCCGCGCTCCCCCTCACGGACACCCACCATCCCCGCTCCCCCCTCACGGACACCCACCGCCGCGCTCCCCCTCACGGACACCCACCATCCCCTCCCCCTCACGGACACCCACCCCCGCGCCCCCCTCACGGACACCCACCATCCCCGCTCCCCCTCAcggacaacccccccccccctcacggacacccacccaccctccccctcacccccctccaccccccgctccccctccaCACCCacgccccccctcccctcacgGACACCCACCATCCCGCTCCCCCTCACGGACACCCACCCCCGCGCTCCCCCTCACggacacccacccccccccccccccccccccccgctccccctcatggcccctcccgccccgccgcccgtcCCGTCACCAGGCAACGGCGGCCGCGGTGGCGGGCGGGAAGGGCCGCGCTGCACGCCGGGACGGGtcggaggggagggggcagcggCTGAGCGCGCGCTTCGGCGTGGCCGCCCCGGGCGAGGTACGGGCGGGCCGGGCTGCCCACacgcacccccccccgcccccggcccctaTCGCCGCCCGCGCCCGGTGACGCCCCGTTTGCCTTGCAGGAGGCCCAGGATGGCGGAGAGACCGGAGGACTTGAACCTGCCCAACGCCGTCATCACCCGCATCATCAAGGAGGCGGTGGGTGCCGGtcccgggggagcggggcctcccgccgcggcggggggcgggagggCGAGCCGGCTttccccgggcagcccccgcaGAGGGTTCGTGGCTCCGCGGTTTTGCTGCCCGAAACGTGCCCGGGCCCCGGGAGGAGCCGCCCTGGGGAGCGCGGCGGAgccggccgccgcccgcgctGTGTCCCCGAGGGCTCCTGCGGGGAGATGGGCTCTCGGTGAGGGCCCCGGGGCCCGAGGGAGGGTCCGGGCCCCAAAACCCCCCAGTCACGACACAGTAATGTCCGAAAGTAGAAGTTCAAAGGCAGGGGAGCTCTCGCAGCGGGACTCGGCGAACCAGGTCCCCAAAGGCGTCAGAGCAGAAGCGATTCGCTGTCTGTATGAAAATCTAGAATAATTCCCAGTCGTTGACTTAATGATATGTTTGGTCTTGAGCTGTGAGACGTTGCTGAATGGATCTGGATACGGCAGAGTGACTGGTCTGTGTCAGGAGGTTGGTAGTCATCGGGTGAATGGCCCCAGAGAGCGTGGCCGGACCCGCCGCTGATGCAGAAggtattttgcttctgtgtagCTTGTTGCATTTGAGAGAAGGCAGCCAAATTGCGGTTGGCTTTCAGCTGGCATCAAAGTTTCTGTGATAGCATCTGAGATCAACCTTTAGTGTCCAGCTGTGCTGAGCCCTCTGAATGCCTTAACAGAACTGACACGTGAATTATGCAAGTTTAAGTCATTTATAGAAGCTGCTgataaaacttgcattttttttttcagcttcctgatggagtaaatatttccaaagaagCTCGGAGTGCAATATCTCGAGCGGCAAGTGTGTTTGTGCTTTATGCAACATCATGGTAAGAATTTGTTACATCAGATAACCAGTGCAGTTGATTTATAATTCACCTCTCTGCTGGCCATCCTGGAGTATTTGTTTCGGTATTGTCtgtttatatacataaaatgaTCTTTAGTGTAGCCCAGTCTGCCAGACTGCAGCAGTCAGGTTTGGACTGCCCTTAACACCTGTGGGGAAAGCAGCTTGGCTCTCTACACAGAGATGCTCCAACCCCACCAGGGACAAGAGAGGTCCCAAACTGCCATTAGCCTTAGAATATGGCTTCGTGGCTTTTCCTGGCAAAGGCGAGAGCCCTTTGTTCGCTTTCCAGGCTACTCACCACATAGCGGCGTTAGGGCAAGCGTGAGCCAAACTAGTCAGCCTTGGAGCTGGCCACAGAGGACACAGTAATGTCTTTGGGGTGGCTCAGAATATGCTGTGCAGGCAGTCACTTCTCTGGTGTTAAGTACTCACACGGCTTTGTGGAATTGTCACCTTACAGCTAATGTTCAgactttctccttccccctggTTGTAGAAAAGGTCCATGCAAGCAGAAAACTAATGTTGTGGGAAAGCAGTGCGACTAGACGAAAGCACAAACAGCCAATGTAAACAAGAAGGTGTCTTAAACTATTAgtaagtgatttaaaaaaaacccaaatgtttaggagatggcttttttttttttttaagttgcttgTGACTTTAATAAACAAGACTAAATGGATACCAATACCAATTACCtctattttccttcttgtttttgACTAGTGCAAATAACTTTGCCatgaaggggaagaggaaaacgCTGAATGCCAGCGATGTTCTCTCTGCCATGGAGGAAATGGAATTTCAGCGATTTGTAGCCCCTTTGAAAGAATCACTGGAAGGTATCGTCCTCAGTTCATGTCGAGGGAGTCTAATTACCACCAAGTCCTGTTTTCCCTCGAACACTGGACAAGCAACACTTACTTGCCTgtcttgtttctcttctctttgacCAGCATCCTACATTGCAGTTTGCCTGGGGAATAAATAATGTGCACCTTAACAGGACTGGGATAACATTATTTCACAACTGATGAGGATTGGGAAAGTCTCATCTTCTATCACTCCCCTATTATGTTTATCTAAGGAAAGTCTTAGGTGCTGCCTGTAAATGTGAACTCCTGCGtccttttcagcatttttctgctgaaacttAACCTGATTTCCTATGGAGCTGGTCAGCACAGCTCAAATAATAGGGTGAGTTGCTGCTATGAGTTCACTGCTCCCCTTGTAAGCCTGGAGAGCAAGTGGATGTTGGACTTCAGCTCCTGTACTGTTCATGCCATGGAAACACTGGCttgcagtttttcagtgttctctctttttcttttttagtttacAGGCgtgaacagaaaggaaagaaagaagcaaggaagGATAAAGACAAGAAGGCAGACTCAGAGGAGCAAGATAAGAGCCGAGAGGAAGAGAATGATGACGATGATGAAAGgatggaggaagaagagcaaaatGATGAGGAAGAGGTGGACAACTGAGCTTGCTGACGAGATGTGTGCaggggctgggtttttttcagagggaTATAAATGCTGTAAATCAaccttgctgtgtcccctcttGTTTCCAGTAGAGCTTTGTACTGTTCCTCTGCAGCCCGTCCCTTTTTGGCTTTAACTTGTACATAAAGGACTTCTGCAAAAGCTTTTCTCGTGGAAGGACTACTCCTCCCTGTGCACAGGGGGCTTCGCACCCTCCCCAGGTCCTGAACAGACAGTAATGGGACTGGGCTTTTTATGCTGAGTTGGCTCTGaaatagaggagaaaagaaatgtcagatGGTCAGTACAGCAGCTGGCCAGGAGAACTTGAGAGACTGTTGAATAAGCTTGTTAAGTCAGGGGTGGAATCAAATAGATCATTAACCCTTTGGGGCTTAGAATCTACATGATGATGTCAGGAGGCTTGGAAGCTGAACATTGACGCTTTTTATCCAAGtgacttgtgtttttccttcattttcttgcatTCTGGCTGTGCCTTCTCTTCCTGCTGTAACTGTGACAGTGATACTGTGTCTTTTAACCTTCCCAGTCTTATGCAGCAATACAGTACAACTGTACAAGGACCAGTGGTCCACTTGGCTGACTCTCGCCCAAATCAACCTGAATCAAAAAAACTTCACAGCACTTAGAGTGTAAACTAAATACCAAAAGTGCTTGTTTTGTGTCTTTAAAGCCCTGGGAGACCAAGaggaattttattaaaaatcgGAAGCAAAACGAACAGCTACAGTGTGTATTGGGGATGAAAAAAGGCGGCTGTATCAAGTGGTACATTTGTTGCAGCTCAGCAATGGGCACCAGTGGATCTGATGGTCtcacctcctttccctcctttgcagagctgcagtttCCTGCAGACAGGTTGGTGACTGCAGCAAGTTTAAATGTGGTAGAACAGAGTGGTGGatcttgttgggtttttttccttttcccagctgcaaTGGACTAATGACATCCAAGATCCATCTTTAGCCTTTGACAGTCATTCCAGAGATGCAGCTAGCCTCCCAGTGTGATGGGCTCCAGGAAGGCAGTGAGGACGGGATGCTCCACCTAGGAGGGCCAGCCTCAGGCCTGTGGTTTTTGAAATAGGTCCTTCAAGAAAGATGGGTTGAAACAAGCTGTTTGTATTCCTAGTACCCATATAGGTTTGCTCTTTTATACTTGAATTCTTAGCTTTGatgcctttctcttctctgagaaaGTATCTGTTAGAATAAGCTCCTTTttgggaaaaatgcttttttatttgaccGATCTTTTTGAAGACTAAAAAACCTGATATTTGAACTTAACTGAGGTGAAGGAAACTGGAGGAAAGTTTTAGGTATGTTGAAGTAAAATCTACAAGTTTTGCTGATGAGCAGTTTCGAAATAGCACTTGTGAGGAATAGTATGtccttttcacaaaaaaattgatGCAGAGCTAGCCACCTACAAGAGCAACCCTGCCTTTATGCTTTCACGGCACAATGGCTTCTCACACACAGAAGCCTGGctcctgaaaagaaatgaatCAACAAAGATTTTCTGCTCTTTAGTTTCTACTGGCATGCAGTCAGTAACAGATGAAAAGACTGAGTTGATGTCTTCCCAAGATCTCCAATAACAAAAAAGGCCTTCCTTCtagctctttttcctcttttcttttttccttttctagtaCGTATCTGGGGTGTATATTCTGGAAGGGAACAATATCTAAATAAAAGCCAGATTTTTTACAGAAGTGGAGTCTCTTATTTCTGTCAGTAATAAAATGAGGTGGTTGTGATTGCATAAGCACGCATCTGAGCGTGCAGTGAAGGCAGAAGCAAACTCACTATGAAATTGTTTAGGGAGAAGCTGACAGCAAAGGGGGGATGAAGACTGCTGCAAACTCGCCTTTGAGAGGAGCAAGGGAAGCGTGGAAACTCGGAAGAGAGGAGATTTCCAGTTATCTGTGAAGTGAGGTTTGGGTGCTGGTGTTTGTATACCTGGTGGAAGGAGCCTTCAGCTCGCCCTTGCTCCCGGTGAGAGGCGCTAGGCtggggggaaagagaggagagatACTGGGTTGGTGTTTATGTACTGCAGCAGGCTAAGGAAACGATGTTATCCTGTGGGAGCTACAGGCCACCATGAGAAAGTATCTATTAGAGTAAGCcccttttggggaaaaatgctttataattTGACTGATCTTTCTGAAGACTAATAAACATGATCCGTGCATCTCCCATGCTCTGATGAGATGGAGAAAATAGCTTGTCCTGCATGTGTGCTGCCAGGCCTGCAGTGTGGCTCCAGCCTCCCTTGGCCTGGCAAGCCCCCGCAGCACCCCGAAGCCCTGCTCTGGGCCCTGCTAATACCCCAAAACCCTGTTCTGGAcgcccccagcaccccaaaacctggCTACAGGtcctcctgcagcaccccaaaaccctgttctggacccccccagcaccccaaagccctgctccagcccccccagcaccccaaaacctggCTCCAGGTcccccctgcagcaccccaaaGCCCTGTTCCATacccacccagccctgctccagacCCCATACCCCCTCAAAACCCTGCTCCGCCCGCCCCCTCCCAGcgcacacccccccacaccacACCGCCTCCAGCCTTTTCCCGCGCTCCGCCGCGCGAGACTTCCCGCCGCCATCCCTGTGTGGGTGTGCCTATGCTAATCAGAGGGGTAGGGCGGGGTTATGTAAATCGCGAGGGCTCAGGGAAGAGTCACACGGCCGGAGCGGgacgcggcggcggcggcaggtgagtgcgggggccggggccggggccggggccggggacCGGGGGGGCCGGAGCTGGGGCCGGGGCGACCGCCTCGGCTCTG encodes the following:
- the POLE3 gene encoding DNA polymerase epsilon subunit 3, giving the protein MAERPEDLNLPNAVITRIIKEALPDGVNISKEARSAISRAASVFVLYATSCANNFAMKGKRKTLNASDVLSAMEEMEFQRFVAPLKESLEVYRREQKGKKEARKDKDKKADSEEQDKSREEENDDDDERMEEEEQNDEEEVDN